In Mycolicibacterium tusciae JS617, the DNA window TGATGGGCCAGCAGGATCGCCTTCTTGTCACCCAGCGCGGCGCTGATTATTTCGCCCTCCTCGTTACCGACCGGCACTCCCGGCCAGTCCGGCAGGAATGCACAATCCTCGTAGAGTGGCGCGATGTCCATCTGGGAGACCACCAATGGCACTTCGAGCATCGACAATGCAGCGACGTGAAACGGATGGGTGTGCACGATGCACGTCACGTCGGGTCGGGTACGGTAGATCCAGGAATGGAACCTGTTGGCGGGGTTAGCCATTCCCTCACCCCTGAGGACCTCGAGGTCTTCGTCGACCACGAGCAGGTTGCCCTCGGTGATCTCATCGAACCCAAGTCCGAGTCGTTGCGTGTAGTAGGTGCCGGGTTGCTCAGCGCGGGCGGTGATCTGTCCGGCCAGCCCAGAGTCATGCCCGGCGTCGAACAAGGACCGGCATGTCAGGGCGACCTTTTGGCGGGTCGTCAGCGTCGAGTCGCCGAGGTGGCGCGAGAGCTGGTCCAGTCCGCGTTGCATTAGTTGGTCTTTCGAGTCATTGAGGGTGGTGGCCATGAGCACTCCGTTCGTCTCGTTGCAAATGACACACCGAGTAGCGTAGGACACAAAGTGTCATTCAGTCAATCAGATACCCTGAATTGACGCAGCGACGGAAGGAGCACCCAATGGCGGCGACCCTGGTCCGGGCCGTGCGACAAGGCCGCGGACTTACGCTCGACGAGCTCGCAGCTGTGACCGGCCTGACGAAGAGCTACCTATCCAAGGTCGAGCGCGGACACAGCACACCCTCGATCGCGGCAGCACTGAAGATCGCGCGTGCACTTGATGCCGATGTGGCACAGTTATTTTCCGATGATCCAGCTGTCAGTTCGGTCACCGTGGAACGCGCATCCGAGCACAGCGGCAACAGGCACCACGCGATTGCCGCCGACATGCTGGGAAAGGTGATGTCACCATTCGTAGTACGCCCGGGACGTCAGTTCAGCACGTACAACCACGCCAGCCACCCTGGCCAGGAATTCCTCTTCGTGCACGCCGGGAGGATCGAACTCAACCTCGACGGCGAGGTATTCGGCCTCGCTACCGGCGACTGCGCCTACTTCGATGCCGCCCTGCCGCACAAATTGCGCCAGGCGGGCACCGAAAGCTCCGAGGTCATCGTCGTCACCTACGACCAGCCCAGAGACAACCGGAACAAGCCCGCTCGTTCATCGGCTGCAGGGCAGCAGTAACTCCCGAGTTTCGGTGGACGTTCGAGGTTGATCGCGTGGCGCCGCTGACCGGCGTGAGCACGTGCGCTTAGGCCGGGGCGCGACAACTGTCGAATGGGTGAGTGAACGCCGGGCCCGTGGCGCCGCCGTGCAGCGCCCGACGCGCCCGTCGGCACTCTGGTGTGTGGCACCAGCCCACAGGGCCATGCCCGCATCGGCTGGACCGTCGACAGCGAGCTACTGCTTGCCAGCATTGAATCCAGCCCAGGCGGCCCCACGCTGCCCCAGCTCTACGACTGGTGGTCCGAGCACTCCTGACGCCGATTCGCCCGCGAAGCGGGTATCACCAGCGTGTGGGCAGCGCCCGAACCTGCTGCTCCACCACAGTCTGGCTGGTTGCGGCCACCTCGGCGTCGTCAACGAGGGCGCACCCCAGATACCCCACCCGCTCGGGGTCCATCTGCCCCGATGCCTTCACAGCGGGGTCCAGCACCGCCGCCACATGCACTGGAAGGTCCACAATCCCTGACTGCAGGACACGATTGCCGGCGGCCGGGGTCAGCACCACCGCCGCGACCGTGACCGAACCGAGGTCCTCGCTGAGCAGGTCAGGATAGATGTGATCGCGCTCGACGCCCTCCCCCAACGCGCACACCACGGCCGGTTGAATCTCGCAGAACCAGTACCGACCCGGCACCGTCGAACGCAGACGTCCGGTCACCCTCAGCTCCAGGGGCAGGTGCGCGGCAAAGTCCGTCACCGGGAATCCGCGCACACTGTGCAAGACGAGACGGGCCACAACCCGACGCTAACACCAGCCCGCACAGTTGAGTGTTTACGAACTGTTCCCCGATTGACTGATCATGCACTATTGTCACTCGTATGGACATGCCGTCATCTGGAGCCCCGTCCTACACCGCTGGACCGCGGATTGCTCCACGCAACCCCCGCCGCCACGTGCGCGTTCTCGCCGGGCTCGTCGGCGCCGTCTTACTGGCCGGATGCCAGGTGCCCTCCGTCGCGGGGCAGTCGCCACCCGACGGCACTGACTACCCCGTCCAACCGCCCGCAGACACGCTCACCGGGCCCGCACCGGTGTCCCGCGTGGTCGACGGCGACACCTTATGGGTCAAATCCGACGACGGTGACACCAAGGTCAGGCTGATCGGCATCGACACCCCAGAACTCGTCGATCCGCGCACTCCGGTGCAGTGCTTCGCCCAAGAAGCCTCCGACTTCACCAAGAGCGCCCTCACCGGACAGTTGGTGTACCTGGAGGACGATCCCAGCCAAGACAGCACCGACCGCTACGGCCGCCGCCTGGCCTATGTCTGGACCCTTGACGGCCGCCTGATCAACCTCGACCTCATCGCCGAGGGATACGCCAACGAGTACACCTACTCCACGCCCTACCGCTACCAGCGCCAGTTCCGGGCCGCCGAAGCCGCCGCCGCTGAGCAGGATCGTGGACTGTGGAACCCCAAAACCTGTGCAGCACCACGCTGATGAGCACCGCCCCGGCACTCGCCACCCCGATTCCCGCAGCCCCGGTGCCGCGCAGCACCGCACGACGCACGCTCACTGCGCGCCGAGCAGGGATCCACGAGCGTGTCGTGCAGACCAGTGATGGGGTGCCGATCGCGGTGAGCGATTGGCTGCCCGACGGGCCAGTCGACCACACCGTCTTTCTGCTGCACGGCCTATGTCTTACCCGACACTCGTGGCAGGGCGTGGTGCGGCGGCTACGCCAGCCCGGTATCCGCGTCGTCTACTACGACCACCGCGGTCACGGCAGCTCCGGACGCGCAGCACCGGCCACCTACAGTCCGGGCCAGCTGGCCCAGGACCTCGCCGAAATCGTGACCGCGCTGCGAATCTCAGGCCCGCTCACCATGGCCGGACATTCGATGGGCGGCATGGCCGCGCTGAGTTACCTGGCCCGAGCCGCAACCGAGCAGCTGGTCCGCCCCTGCGGACTGGTGCTGGTAGCCACCGCAGCCGCAGGACTCACCGATCACGGTATCGCAAGGGTTCTGGCACTACCGGGCATCGACACCCTACTCGACGTGATCGACCACGTACCGCACACCCTGCGCGAGCAAGTCATGCGTAGCCTCGCCCGACCGCTGTGCGACGTCGTGACCGGCGACCGCAAGGTCGCCACGGCGCTGGCCCAGGCATTCCGCGCCACGCCCGCAGCGACCGCGCTGGGCTTTCTGCGCACACTCAAGACCTTCGATCAACGAGCCGTGCTGCCCACCATCTCGGCCGCCACCACGGTGATCAGCGGGTCAGCCGACATCCTCACCCCACCCGTGCATGGCGAGGAAATGGCCGCGGCGATCCCCGGTGCAACACACCTACACCTTGCGCACGCCGGCCACATGCTGCTTCACGAAGCATGCAACACCGTCAGCGACGCCATCCTGCGCACCACAGCGCGAACCCGCGATGGAGCGATGCCGACGGTGCGGCTGCTACCCCCGCACAAGCACTATGTGGAGCCATTCGCCGGATCGCTCGCGGTCTTGCTGGCCAAGCCCACCAGTCGCATGGAAACCGTCAACGACCTCGACGGGCTTGTCCGGACGTTTTGGCGCGTGCTGCGCGACAACCCGGCCGAACTCGCCCGCCGCTGCGCGCTCACGCCGCACTCTCGCGCCGAGTACCGCCAGGCGCGCGACGCCCAGCTCCACGACGCCATGGATGACGTCGAGATCGCACGGGTCGTGTGGATTCGGATCACCCAAGCACGCGCCCATACCACCCGCCCGACCGGAACCGGGTGGAAATACCACATCGATCCGGCCGGATCGTCGACCTCGATGCCGGGCTACCTCGAGGCGTACGTCGATCGGATGGCGGCCGCCGCCAAACGGCTGCATCACGTCAGCCTGGAATGCCGGCCCGCCATCGAGGTCGTGCGGTCCTACGGTGCGTTCGCCGGTGCGTGCCTGTACGTCGACCCACCCTATCTCGGGTCCACTCGCACCGACGGCGGCAACGGCTACCGCGTCGACATGCGCGACCTTGACGCTCACGCCGAACTGCTCGACGAGCTGCTCGCGTGCCGCGCCAGTGTCGTCCTCTCCGGATACGCATCCGACCTCTACGACCACACCCTGGCCGAGTGGTCACGTATCGAAATCCCCACGGGCACAGCCCAAGGCGGCACATACCAAACGCGCACCGAGGTGATCTGGTCGAACCGGCCAATCGGTGAGCAGCCCGCCCTCTTCGACGTGATCCAACAGTTATCTGGGGGTTCCCCCGAAACGGCGTTCAAGCCCAGGACCGATGCCGTGACGTACAGATCCCCCACGACGTGCACGGAGGAGGAAATCCGATGAGCAACAGCCCGATTGAAACTGGCAACTCAGCCGACCTATGGCAGCGGCAGGCATTCGCCGACACAGTCTTTCTC includes these proteins:
- a CDS encoding thermonuclease family protein; the protein is MDMPSSGAPSYTAGPRIAPRNPRRHVRVLAGLVGAVLLAGCQVPSVAGQSPPDGTDYPVQPPADTLTGPAPVSRVVDGDTLWVKSDDGDTKVRLIGIDTPELVDPRTPVQCFAQEASDFTKSALTGQLVYLEDDPSQDSTDRYGRRLAYVWTLDGRLINLDLIAEGYANEYTYSTPYRYQRQFRAAEAAAAEQDRGLWNPKTCAAPR
- a CDS encoding aldolase — its product is MATTLNDSKDQLMQRGLDQLSRHLGDSTLTTRQKVALTCRSLFDAGHDSGLAGQITARAEQPGTYYTQRLGLGFDEITEGNLLVVDEDLEVLRGEGMANPANRFHSWIYRTRPDVTCIVHTHPFHVAALSMLEVPLVVSQMDIAPLYEDCAFLPDWPGVPVGNEEGEIISAALGDKKAILLAHHGHVVAGATVEEACSLAMLIERAAKLQLAAMAAGTIAELPPRLAREAHDWTLSPKRSQANFAYYARRALAKHPDALTN
- a CDS encoding helix-turn-helix domain-containing protein, translated to MAATLVRAVRQGRGLTLDELAAVTGLTKSYLSKVERGHSTPSIAAALKIARALDADVAQLFSDDPAVSSVTVERASEHSGNRHHAIAADMLGKVMSPFVVRPGRQFSTYNHASHPGQEFLFVHAGRIELNLDGEVFGLATGDCAYFDAALPHKLRQAGTESSEVIVVTYDQPRDNRNKPARSSAAGQQ
- a CDS encoding alpha/beta fold hydrolase; the encoded protein is MSTAPALATPIPAAPVPRSTARRTLTARRAGIHERVVQTSDGVPIAVSDWLPDGPVDHTVFLLHGLCLTRHSWQGVVRRLRQPGIRVVYYDHRGHGSSGRAAPATYSPGQLAQDLAEIVTALRISGPLTMAGHSMGGMAALSYLARAATEQLVRPCGLVLVATAAAGLTDHGIARVLALPGIDTLLDVIDHVPHTLREQVMRSLARPLCDVVTGDRKVATALAQAFRATPAATALGFLRTLKTFDQRAVLPTISAATTVISGSADILTPPVHGEEMAAAIPGATHLHLAHAGHMLLHEACNTVSDAILRTTARTRDGAMPTVRLLPPHKHYVEPFAGSLAVLLAKPTSRMETVNDLDGLVRTFWRVLRDNPAELARRCALTPHSRAEYRQARDAQLHDAMDDVEIARVVWIRITQARAHTTRPTGTGWKYHIDPAGSSTSMPGYLEAYVDRMAAAAKRLHHVSLECRPAIEVVRSYGAFAGACLYVDPPYLGSTRTDGGNGYRVDMRDLDAHAELLDELLACRASVVLSGYASDLYDHTLAEWSRIEIPTGTAQGGTYQTRTEVIWSNRPIGEQPALFDVIQQLSGGSPETAFKPRTDAVTYRSPTTCTEEEIR